The following proteins are co-located in the Echinicola sp. 20G genome:
- a CDS encoding polyprenyl synthetase family protein: protein MTMTKTNLSHELLEQLEKHIQEFSYGSSPEELYEPISYIMSLGGKRIRPLLTLLAYSLYRDDYEKALTPASAVEVFHNFTLVHDDIMDEAPLRRGKPTVHKKWNTNNAILSGDVMLVKAYDMLLHVPEDKLAVCLRLFNQTATEVCEGQQHDMNFESNKAVLESEYVEMIRQKTAVLLGFALQYGAILAGASQDDAQHLYDFGVNIGIGFQLKDDLLDVYADKAKFGKQVGGDIIANKKTFLLIKAKELAIGEDKEELENWLSKVDFDKEEKVKAVTALYDKLGIKNITEAKMESFFERGFNQLTTLEVANQEALMALKGLTQNLIEREK, encoded by the coding sequence ATGACAATGACTAAAACCAACTTAAGCCATGAGCTGTTGGAGCAGCTAGAAAAACACATTCAGGAATTTTCTTATGGAAGTTCTCCAGAGGAACTCTATGAGCCTATTTCTTACATCATGAGCTTGGGAGGCAAACGAATCAGGCCCCTATTGACATTGCTGGCTTATTCATTATACAGGGATGATTATGAAAAGGCACTCACGCCTGCTTCTGCTGTTGAAGTATTTCATAATTTTACCTTGGTGCATGATGACATTATGGATGAGGCTCCATTGAGAAGAGGAAAGCCCACTGTCCATAAAAAATGGAACACCAATAATGCTATCCTTTCGGGAGATGTGATGTTGGTCAAAGCTTATGATATGTTGCTTCATGTTCCTGAGGATAAACTTGCCGTATGCTTGAGATTGTTCAATCAAACCGCAACTGAAGTTTGCGAAGGGCAGCAACATGACATGAATTTCGAATCCAATAAAGCTGTACTGGAATCCGAATATGTGGAAATGATCCGGCAGAAGACAGCTGTATTGCTTGGCTTTGCCTTGCAGTATGGAGCCATCTTGGCCGGTGCTTCACAGGATGATGCCCAACATCTCTACGATTTCGGAGTTAATATTGGGATCGGCTTCCAACTGAAAGATGATTTGCTGGACGTTTATGCAGACAAAGCTAAATTTGGCAAGCAAGTCGGAGGAGATATCATTGCCAATAAAAAGACTTTCCTGCTCATTAAGGCAAAAGAACTGGCAATAGGTGAGGACAAAGAAGAGCTGGAAAACTGGCTCTCCAAAGTTGATTTTGACAAAGAAGAAAAAGTCAAAGCGGTTACTGCCCTTTATGATAAACTAGGCATCAAAAACATTACTGAAGCTAAAATGGAGTCTTTTTTTGAAAGAGGCTTCAATCAGCTCACCACCCTTGAAGTTGCTAACCAAGAAGCCTTAATGGCACTAAAGGGACTCACACAAAATCTTATTGAGCGGGAAAAATAA
- a CDS encoding rhomboid family intramembrane serine protease has product MDISATVLIIIITAISSFYGWKNYGFLSRSMFNPYLITRNKEFDRFILSGFVHKDAMHLLFNMITFYFFGSLVEQYLTYRFGFFPGVAIFILFYLGALAISDIPTYLKHKSNPNYQALGASGGTAAAVFASIILMPMQDICLFGILCLPGFILGIIFLGYSAIKSKQDNDSINHDAHLFGALFGIIFILILSPASAVHFFNQVKNYSLF; this is encoded by the coding sequence ATGGATATTTCTGCAACGGTTCTGATCATCATCATTACTGCTATCAGTTCCTTTTACGGTTGGAAAAACTACGGCTTTCTAAGTCGAAGTATGTTTAACCCTTATTTAATTACCCGTAACAAGGAATTTGATCGCTTCATACTTTCGGGTTTTGTCCACAAGGATGCCATGCATTTGCTGTTCAATATGATTACCTTTTACTTCTTTGGTAGTTTAGTGGAACAGTACTTGACTTACCGATTTGGTTTCTTCCCTGGGGTAGCGATATTTATTTTATTCTATCTGGGCGCCTTGGCGATATCAGATATTCCCACGTACCTTAAGCACAAGTCCAATCCCAACTACCAAGCCTTGGGAGCCTCTGGAGGAACTGCTGCGGCTGTTTTCGCCAGCATCATCCTCATGCCCATGCAGGACATCTGTCTCTTTGGCATCCTTTGTTTGCCTGGTTTCATTCTAGGGATTATTTTCTTGGGGTATTCTGCAATTAAAAGCAAACAGGACAATGACAGCATCAACCATGATGCGCACCTTTTCGGTGCATTATTTGGGATCATTTTTATATTGATCTTAAGCCCAGCAAGTGCCGTTCACTTTTTCAATCAAGTAAAAAATTACAGTTTATTTTAG
- a CDS encoding UDP-glucose--hexose-1-phosphate uridylyltransferase, translating to MSDFNFEDHSHRRYNPFTGDWLQVSPHRGKRPWQGQEENTAEEKKVAYDEACYLCPTNTRVNGEQNPDYQGSFVFQNDFGALTADIPEGELSEGEFFKAKSERGICKVICFSPRHDLTIPELDVQAITKVVELWKAEYLGLGEKDFINYVQIFENKGSVMGCSNPHPHGQIWAQESVPVEPAKKQQKFSHYFEKYGRSMVVDYVQEELKKDERILFENEYFVGLVPFWAVWPFEAMIAPKTHIASLAEMDQAQMEALADAYRQLTIMYDNVFKVSFPYSAGIHQAMTDGKDHPEWDLHMVFYPPLLRSATVKKFMVGYEMLANPQRDITAESAVKILKSQPKEHYKVSQ from the coding sequence ATGTCAGATTTTAACTTTGAAGACCACAGCCACAGGAGGTACAACCCATTCACTGGTGACTGGCTTCAGGTTTCTCCACATCGAGGGAAGCGACCATGGCAAGGACAGGAAGAAAATACTGCTGAAGAGAAGAAGGTGGCCTATGATGAAGCGTGTTACCTTTGTCCCACCAATACCCGAGTGAACGGGGAGCAAAACCCAGATTATCAAGGAAGCTTTGTTTTTCAAAATGATTTTGGCGCATTGACTGCTGATATTCCCGAGGGAGAATTGTCAGAAGGAGAGTTTTTCAAAGCCAAAAGTGAGCGGGGCATATGCAAGGTGATTTGTTTTTCTCCTCGACATGACTTGACCATTCCGGAGTTGGATGTGCAGGCAATTACCAAGGTGGTGGAGTTGTGGAAAGCGGAATACCTCGGTCTGGGCGAAAAGGATTTCATCAATTACGTTCAGATTTTTGAGAACAAGGGTTCAGTAATGGGGTGCTCTAACCCACACCCGCATGGGCAGATCTGGGCGCAAGAATCTGTACCTGTAGAGCCAGCAAAAAAGCAACAGAAGTTTTCTCATTATTTTGAGAAATATGGACGAAGCATGGTGGTTGATTATGTACAAGAAGAGTTGAAGAAAGACGAGCGAATCCTTTTTGAAAATGAATATTTTGTAGGCTTGGTTCCTTTCTGGGCAGTTTGGCCTTTTGAGGCCATGATAGCTCCCAAAACTCATATTGCCTCTTTGGCAGAAATGGATCAAGCACAAATGGAAGCATTGGCGGATGCTTATCGTCAGTTGACCATTATGTATGATAATGTGTTTAAAGTTTCTTTTCCTTATTCAGCTGGGATCCACCAGGCCATGACCGATGGGAAAGACCATCCAGAGTGGGACTTGCACATGGTTTTTTATCCGCCATTATTACGTTCTGCCACGGTTAAGAAATTTATGGTAGGTTATGAGATGCTGGCCAATCCACAAAGGGACATCACCGCTGAATCAGCTGTAAAAATCCTAAAAAGTCAACCGAAGGAGCATTATAAAGTCTCTCAATAA